Proteins encoded together in one Cervus canadensis isolate Bull #8, Minnesota chromosome 7, ASM1932006v1, whole genome shotgun sequence window:
- the ZIC4 gene encoding LOW QUALITY PROTEIN: zinc finger protein ZIC 4 (The sequence of the model RefSeq protein was modified relative to this genomic sequence to represent the inferred CDS: deleted 1 base in 1 codon), which yields MPPFCRNVKLGFLSFLICAERSLLPLGTDAFWLERIENNKTLWEEAQSQKMRSKTSLVMRKRIRLYRNALKESSSSSGHHGPQLAAASSPSVFPGLHEQPPQASPGGTLNGLLRLGLPGDMYARPEPFPPGPVARSDALAAAAALHGYGSMNLTVNLAAPHGPGAFFRYMRQPIKQELICKWLAADGPVPPRLCSKTFSTMHELVTHVTVEHVGGPEQANHICFWEECPRQGKPFKAKYKLVNHIRVHTGEKPFPCPFPGCGKVFARSENLKIHKRTHTGEKPFRCEFDGCERRFANSSDRKKHSHVHTSDKPYACKVRGCDKCYTHPSSLRKHMKVHGRSPPPPGSGYDSAAPSALVSPSSDFGREPPAASSAAAAARGADLSE from the exons ATGCCGCCCTTCTGTAGGAATGTGAAGTTgggcttcctttctttcctgatCTGTGCGGAAAGGAGCTTATTACCTTTGGGGACAGATGCCTTTTGGTtagaaagaattgaaaat aataaaacactctgGGAAGAG GCTCAAAGTCAGAAAATGAGATCCAAGACTTCTTTGGTGATGAGGAAACGAATACGGCTTTACCGAAACGCCCTGAAAGAGTCAA GTAGCAGCTCCGGACACCATGGCCCCCAGCTCGCTGCCGCCTCCAGCCCCTCGGTGTTCCCGGGCCTTCACGAGCAgcctccccaggcctcccctgGCGGCACTCTGAATGGACTCCTGCGTCTGGGGCTCCCCGGAGACATGTACGCGCGACCTGAACCTTTCCCGCCGGGACCTGTGGCCCGCAGCGACGCCCTGGCAGCCGCCGCCGCCCTGCACGGCTACGGGAGCATGAACCTGACCGTGAACCTCGCCGCGCCCCACGGCCCCGGCGCCTTCTTCCGCTACATGCGCCAGCCCATCAAACAGGAGCTGATCTGCAAGTGGCTGGCGGCCGACGGCCCAGTGCCCCCGCGCCTTTGCTCCAAAACTTTCAGCACGATGCACGAGCTGGTCACGCACGTCACCGTGGAGCACGTCGGCGGCCCGGAGCAGGCCAACCACATCTGCTTCTGGGAGGAGTGTCCGCGCCAGGGCAAGCCCTTTAAAGCCAAGTACAAACTTGTAAATCACATCCGCGtgcacacgggcgagaagcccttCCCCTGTCCCTTCCCGGGGTGTGGGAAAGTCTTTGCTAGATCAGAAAATctcaaaatacacaaaagaactcaCACAG GGGAGAAGCCCTTCAGGTGCGAGTTCGACGGCTGCGAGCGGCGCTTCGCCAACAGCAGCGACCGCAAGAAGCACTCGCACGTGCACACGAGCGACAAGCCCTACGCGTGCAAAGTGCGCGGCTGCGACAAGTGCTACACGCACCCCAGCTCGCTGCGCAAGCACATGAAGGTGCACGGGcgctcgccgccgccgcccggctCCGGCTACGACTCGGCCGCGCCGTCTGCCCTCGTGTCGCCCTCGTCGGACTTCGGCCGCGAGCCCCCGGCGGCCtcctcggcggcggcggcggcgcggggcgcCGACCTGAGCGAATG A